The following proteins come from a genomic window of Deltaproteobacteria bacterium:
- a CDS encoding sigma-70 family RNA polymerase sigma factor, producing the protein MAEAGARERFAGLLAQHRGIVVKVAHTFAASAEDRADLAQEIAAQLWRSFPRYDASRPFATWMYRVALNVGVSYLRGRERRGVAEPLDAESVASQTSPDESLEDARRAHALERAIARLARLDRALLLLHLDERSQREIGEVLGISESNVATKLSRLRQRLRGELSGGKS; encoded by the coding sequence ATGGCGGAGGCGGGTGCGCGAGAGCGGTTCGCGGGGTTGCTGGCGCAGCACCGCGGAATCGTCGTGAAGGTTGCGCACACGTTTGCGGCGAGTGCGGAGGATCGGGCGGATCTGGCGCAGGAGATTGCGGCGCAGCTTTGGCGGTCGTTTCCGCGTTACGACGCGTCGCGGCCGTTCGCGACTTGGATGTATCGCGTCGCGCTGAACGTCGGCGTTTCGTACTTGCGCGGGCGCGAGCGCCGCGGTGTCGCGGAGCCGCTCGATGCGGAGTCGGTGGCATCGCAGACTTCGCCCGACGAATCGCTCGAGGACGCGCGGCGCGCGCATGCGCTCGAGCGGGCGATCGCGCGGCTCGCGCGGCTCGATCGGGCGCTGTTGTTGTTGCACCTCGACGAGCGCAGTCAGCGCGAGATCGGCGAGGTGCTCGGCATCTCGGAATCGAACGTGGCGACGAAGCTGAGCCGCTTGCGCCAGCGCCTGCGCGGTGAGCTCAGCGGAGGGAAGTCATGA
- a CDS encoding S-(hydroxymethyl)glutathione dehydrogenase/class III alcohol dehydrogenase: protein MKTRAAVARAAGKPLEIEEIELAGPKAGEVLVEIKATGVCHTDEFTLSGADPEGKFPAILGHEGAGIVREVGAGVTSVAPGDHVIPLYTPECRQCKSCTSRKTNLCTAIRATQGQGLMPDGTSRFSGKGGAIFHYMGTSTFANHIVLPEIAVAKVRKDAPFEKICYIGCGVTTGIGAVINTAKVTAGSNAVVFGLGGIGLNVIQGLKLVGANKIVGVDLNPARRAMAEAFGMTHFVNPKDVKGDLVAHLVELTDGGADYSFECIGNVDVMRQALECCHRGWGESIIIGVAGAGQEIKTRPFQLVTGRIWKGTAFGGARGRTDVPKIVDWYTDGKIRIDPLITHVLPLERINEAFELMHAGKSIRTVVTF from the coding sequence GTGAAGACGAGGGCAGCGGTGGCGCGGGCGGCGGGCAAGCCGCTCGAGATCGAGGAGATCGAGCTCGCGGGCCCGAAGGCCGGCGAAGTGCTCGTCGAGATCAAGGCCACGGGCGTGTGCCACACCGACGAGTTCACGCTCTCGGGCGCCGATCCGGAGGGCAAGTTCCCCGCGATTCTCGGCCACGAAGGCGCCGGCATCGTGCGCGAAGTAGGTGCGGGCGTAACGAGCGTGGCGCCCGGCGATCACGTGATCCCGCTCTACACGCCCGAGTGCCGGCAGTGCAAGAGCTGCACGTCGCGCAAGACCAACCTGTGCACCGCGATCCGCGCGACGCAGGGGCAGGGCCTGATGCCCGACGGCACGAGCCGCTTCTCGGGCAAGGGCGGCGCGATCTTCCACTACATGGGCACGTCGACGTTCGCTAATCACATCGTGTTGCCCGAGATCGCCGTCGCGAAGGTCCGCAAGGACGCTCCCTTCGAGAAGATCTGTTACATCGGCTGCGGCGTAACAACTGGCATCGGCGCGGTGATCAACACCGCGAAGGTGACCGCGGGCTCGAACGCGGTCGTGTTCGGCCTCGGCGGCATCGGCCTCAACGTGATTCAAGGGCTGAAGCTCGTCGGCGCGAACAAGATCGTCGGCGTCGACCTGAACCCGGCGCGGCGCGCGATGGCCGAAGCGTTCGGCATGACGCACTTCGTGAACCCGAAGGACGTGAAGGGCGACCTCGTCGCGCACCTCGTCGAGCTCACCGACGGCGGCGCGGACTACAGCTTCGAGTGCATCGGCAACGTGGACGTGATGCGGCAGGCGCTCGAGTGCTGCCACCGCGGCTGGGGCGAGTCGATCATCATCGGCGTCGCCGGCGCGGGGCAGGAGATCAAGACGCGGCCGTTTCAGCTGGTGACGGGGCGCATCTGGAAGGGCACCGCGTTCGGCGGCGCACGCGGGCGGACGGACGTTCCGAAGATCGTGGACTGGTACACGGACGGGAAGATCCGCATCGATCCGCTGATCACGCACGTGTTGCCGCTCGAGCGCATCAACGAGGCGTTCGAGTTGATGCATGCGGGGAAGTCGATTCGGACGGTGGTGACGTTTTAG
- a CDS encoding aspartate aminotransferase family protein, whose protein sequence is MSLPERGKPASEILSALTTKRARDARWREGRTFGMVYDGGPEVHEIAEAVAREFLHENALNTKAFPSLGEIQSEVCGWTASLLHGDAGVAGFMTSGGTESILCAVKAARERAKAERGITAPEIVLPNSAHAAFHKAAHYFGLRVHSVPVRADYRADVEAMAACVNANTALIVGSAPQYPQGVVDPIPELAELAQQVGCSMHVDACMGGFVLPFAERLGYRVPPWDFRVPGVTTVSADIHKLGYAPKGASVILHRTKSLRQYQTFVFDAWLGGFYASPNIQGTRAGLPMACAWAVMQRLGLEGYDRLTRTTLETRDKMLAAIRAVPGLEVLGSPEAQIVAFTAAPGSGLDAFALGDALLARGGWFHDRQTPPDSLHSTVCAANAPVIDEWARDLTTCAAVLAGRRANDRSTSYATLE, encoded by the coding sequence ATGAGCCTCCCCGAACGCGGCAAGCCGGCTTCCGAGATTCTCTCCGCCCTAACAACCAAGCGCGCGCGCGACGCGCGCTGGAGGGAAGGGCGCACGTTCGGAATGGTTTACGACGGCGGCCCCGAGGTGCACGAGATCGCGGAGGCGGTGGCGCGCGAGTTCTTGCACGAGAACGCGCTCAACACGAAGGCGTTCCCGTCGCTCGGCGAGATCCAGAGCGAGGTGTGCGGCTGGACCGCATCGCTGCTGCACGGGGACGCCGGTGTCGCCGGCTTCATGACGAGCGGCGGCACCGAGAGCATCCTGTGCGCCGTGAAGGCCGCGCGCGAGCGCGCGAAGGCGGAGCGCGGCATCACGGCTCCCGAGATCGTGCTGCCGAACAGCGCGCACGCCGCGTTCCACAAAGCCGCGCACTACTTCGGGCTGCGCGTGCACAGCGTGCCCGTGCGCGCGGACTACCGCGCCGACGTCGAGGCCATGGCCGCGTGCGTGAACGCGAACACCGCGCTGATCGTCGGCAGCGCGCCGCAGTATCCGCAGGGCGTCGTGGACCCGATTCCGGAGCTCGCGGAGCTCGCCCAACAAGTCGGCTGCTCGATGCACGTCGACGCCTGCATGGGCGGCTTCGTGCTGCCTTTCGCCGAGCGCCTCGGCTACCGAGTCCCGCCCTGGGACTTCCGCGTGCCCGGCGTGACCACGGTCTCCGCCGACATCCACAAGCTCGGCTACGCGCCGAAGGGCGCGAGCGTGATTCTCCACAGGACGAAATCGCTGCGGCAGTACCAGACCTTCGTGTTCGACGCGTGGCTCGGCGGCTTCTACGCGAGCCCGAACATCCAGGGCACGCGCGCCGGCCTGCCGATGGCGTGCGCGTGGGCGGTGATGCAGCGCCTCGGCCTCGAAGGCTACGACCGCTTGACGCGCACCACGCTCGAAACGCGCGACAAGATGCTCGCCGCCATCCGCGCCGTCCCCGGCCTCGAGGTGTTAGGGAGCCCCGAAGCCCAGATCGTCGCCTTCACCGCCGCGCCCGGCTCCGGACTCGACGCCTTCGCCCTCGGCGACGCGCTCCTCGCGCGCGGCGGCTGGTTCCACGACCGCCAGACGCCGCCCGACTCGCTGCACAGCACCGTTTGCGCCGCCAACGCGCCGGTGATCGACGAGTGGGCCCGCGACCTGACGACTTGCGCGGCCGTGCTGGCCGGGAGGCGCGCGAACGACCGCAGCACGAGCTACGCGACGCTCGAGTAG